A region of Negativicutes bacterium DNA encodes the following proteins:
- a CDS encoding EAL domain-containing protein produces MKIITTNTDLCVGCNKCIAKCPVKANFAFQEDGKNKVKVLQDKCIHCGACIKACDHNVRDYIDDTERFFNDLKNGKKIALLVDPSIKFNFTAYQKLFTYLKRSGVQLIYDVGIGGDIAAWAYLKVMEEEQEPLIAQPCPVIVNYIQKYKPALIAKLAKINSPLLCTAIYFKKYGNVTADFAFISPCIGKFDEINDSQHNNLVKYNVTLTKLQEYLNNNNIYLETIPETTYDIDTNGLGDFFCKSGGLKEIILFCKPNLWIREIEGTKSACRYLKEYHARALEQKELPALVDVLNCKHGCLLGTGVQTDQSIDDLYLKVKELQHRKFNDAPAVKATYLNFLKELDRKLDINDFKRDYQDNSIHFKTVTGEEVNVVFEKLHKYSAESRKINCYSCGYGSCYEFAKAVAVGDNYLSNCIYYNRKELIDKNNDLFHSKKEAVQLQYLATHDFLTNIPNRYYLQSYIAEILGDVEKNNTSSALIFIDLDNFKVVNDSFGHSIGDEILIKVVDRLRRIIGENSILARLGGDEFAVLVKEANLEQSKLIATKLLNALRGENFIVSTKNAEIHITASFGITIIDGSLSAQEVLTYADTALYSAKENGKNRIMTIKNSDDKNLFSEANRMILKINQALQDDKFVLHAQPIFNSDKKITHFEILLRMLEPDDTLIYPNDFMATAEKFGLVSEIDKWVVTKVVQLMELRPDLSLFVNLSGYSLGDTELLNYIGNIVKNGKFKKEQLGFEITETAAIRDLDKAEHWINSIKKLGCKFALDDFGVGFSSFSYLQKIPVDYLKIDGSFIRNLDIDFTQRALVQSMNEVAHAMGKKTIAEYVENEKIWMILNEMQIDYGQGYYLGKPTKI; encoded by the coding sequence ATGAAAATAATAACAACTAATACAGATTTGTGCGTCGGGTGTAACAAATGTATCGCAAAATGTCCTGTAAAAGCAAACTTTGCCTTTCAAGAAGATGGTAAAAACAAGGTAAAAGTTTTGCAAGACAAATGTATTCATTGTGGTGCTTGTATTAAGGCTTGCGATCATAATGTTCGAGATTATATTGATGATACAGAAAGATTTTTTAATGATTTAAAAAACGGTAAAAAAATAGCGTTATTGGTTGACCCATCAATAAAATTTAATTTTACGGCATATCAAAAATTATTTACCTATCTAAAAAGATCAGGGGTACAGCTTATTTATGATGTAGGAATTGGTGGCGATATTGCAGCATGGGCTTATTTAAAGGTAATGGAGGAAGAACAGGAACCGTTAATTGCGCAACCTTGTCCAGTGATTGTAAATTATATTCAAAAATATAAGCCGGCATTAATAGCTAAACTGGCCAAGATAAATAGCCCGCTATTATGTACAGCGATTTATTTTAAAAAATACGGTAATGTTACTGCTGATTTTGCTTTTATTTCTCCATGTATTGGTAAATTTGATGAAATCAATGACAGTCAGCATAATAATTTAGTAAAATATAATGTAACGTTAACTAAACTTCAAGAATACTTAAATAATAACAACATTTATCTAGAGACCATCCCTGAAACGACTTATGATATTGATACTAATGGGTTAGGTGATTTTTTTTGTAAGTCCGGTGGATTGAAAGAGATAATATTGTTTTGCAAGCCTAATCTATGGATTAGAGAGATTGAAGGCACTAAGTCGGCTTGTCGATATTTAAAGGAATATCATGCTAGAGCTTTAGAGCAAAAAGAGTTACCTGCTTTGGTTGATGTATTAAACTGCAAACATGGCTGTTTATTAGGAACGGGCGTACAAACAGACCAAAGTATTGATGATTTGTATTTAAAAGTAAAAGAATTACAACATCGTAAATTCAATGATGCACCAGCTGTAAAAGCCACATATTTAAATTTTCTAAAAGAATTGGACAGAAAGCTTGATATTAATGATTTTAAAAGAGATTATCAAGATAATTCGATCCATTTTAAAACTGTTACTGGAGAAGAGGTCAATGTTGTTTTTGAAAAACTGCATAAATATAGTGCTGAATCAAGAAAAATTAATTGTTATTCTTGTGGTTATGGCAGTTGTTATGAGTTTGCCAAAGCAGTGGCAGTTGGGGATAATTATTTAAGTAATTGTATTTATTATAATCGTAAGGAATTAATTGATAAAAATAATGATTTATTTCACAGCAAAAAAGAAGCAGTGCAACTGCAATATCTGGCAACACATGATTTTTTAACCAATATTCCTAATCGGTATTATTTGCAAAGTTATATTGCAGAGATTTTAGGTGATGTCGAAAAAAATAATACTAGCAGTGCGTTGATTTTTATTGATTTGGATAATTTTAAAGTTGTCAATGATTCTTTTGGGCACTCAATCGGAGATGAAATTTTAATAAAAGTAGTCGACCGCTTACGACGGATAATTGGCGAAAACAGCATTTTAGCACGTTTAGGTGGTGATGAATTTGCGGTGTTAGTTAAAGAGGCTAACCTTGAACAATCAAAATTAATTGCAACTAAACTTTTGAATGCTTTGCGTGGCGAAAATTTTATAGTCAGTACGAAAAATGCTGAAATCCATATTACTGCTAGCTTTGGTATTACTATTATTGATGGTAGTTTATCGGCACAAGAGGTTTTAACGTATGCTGATACAGCATTGTATTCAGCAAAAGAAAACGGAAAAAACAGAATTATGACTATAAAAAATAGCGACGATAAAAATCTGTTTTCTGAAGCCAATAGAATGATATTGAAAATCAATCAAGCGTTGCAAGATGATAAATTTGTTTTACATGCTCAGCCGATATTTAATAGCGATAAAAAAATTACGCATTTTGAAATATTGTTAAGAATGCTAGAACCTGATGATACACTTATTTACCCTAATGATTTTATGGCAACAGCTGAAAAGTTTGGCTTAGTAAGTGAAATTGACAAATGGGTTGTGACGAAAGTTGTGCAACTGATGGAACTGCGTCCTGATTTATCATTATTCGTTAATTTATCGGGATATAGTTTAGGTGATACGGAATTACTTAATTATATCGGCAATATTGTTAAAAATGGCAAATTTAAGAAAGAACAATTGGGTTTTGAAATAACGGAAACAGCGGCAATAAGAGATTTAGATAAAGCTGAGCACTGGATTAATAGCATTAAAAAGTTAGGTTGTAAGTTTGCTCTGGATGATTTTGGTGTTGGCTTTTCTTCTTTTAGTTATTTGCAGAAAATACCGGTAGATTATTTGAAAATTGATGGTTCCTTTATTAGAAATTTAGATATTGATTTTACGCAAAGAGCATTGGTTCAATCAATGAATGAAGTAGCACATGCGATGGGAAAAAAAACCATTGCAGAATATGTGGAAAACGAAAAAATTTGGATGATTTTAAATGAAATGCAAATTGATTATGGGCAAGGCTATTATTTGGGTAAGCCTACTAAAATATAA
- the nadA gene encoding quinolinate synthase NadA, which produces MNLIEDIKLLKKKRNAVILAHNYQIEDVQNIADYVGDSFYLSKVAQEVEAEVIVFCGVHFMAETAYLLAPEKKILLPELNAGCPMADMVDAEGVRKLKQQYPKATVVAYVNTSAQVKAESDVCCTSSNAVKIISKIENDQIIFLPDKNLGDFVAKQFPEKEFIMWDGYCITHEKIVPNDVLAVREKYPQAKFLMHPECNPEVVALGDFAGSTSEIINYAVNSKEKVFVIGTEMGVLCKLQNLCQDKQFFILHPGLVCPNMKKTNLSSIYDALLNNQHQIKIEATIAEKAIIPLQKMMELGQ; this is translated from the coding sequence TAATTGAAGATATAAAATTATTAAAGAAAAAGCGGAATGCTGTTATTTTAGCACATAATTATCAAATTGAAGATGTCCAAAATATTGCTGATTATGTTGGAGATTCTTTTTATTTAAGTAAGGTTGCACAAGAAGTTGAAGCTGAGGTAATTGTATTTTGTGGTGTTCATTTTATGGCAGAAACAGCTTATTTATTAGCACCGGAAAAGAAAATATTATTACCAGAGTTAAATGCCGGTTGTCCAATGGCGGATATGGTTGATGCTGAAGGTGTAAGAAAGTTAAAACAGCAGTATCCGAAGGCCACAGTTGTTGCTTATGTTAATACGTCGGCACAAGTGAAGGCGGAAAGCGATGTTTGTTGTACCTCCTCTAATGCGGTTAAGATAATATCGAAAATTGAAAATGATCAAATAATCTTCTTACCAGATAAAAATTTAGGTGATTTTGTGGCAAAACAATTCCCTGAAAAAGAATTTATTATGTGGGACGGATACTGTATAACTCATGAAAAAATAGTACCTAATGATGTGTTAGCGGTTAGAGAAAAATATCCGCAAGCGAAGTTTTTAATGCATCCGGAATGTAACCCCGAGGTAGTAGCGTTAGGTGATTTTGCCGGCAGTACTTCTGAAATTATAAATTATGCCGTAAATTCTAAGGAAAAAGTTTTTGTTATTGGTACGGAAATGGGGGTTTTGTGTAAACTGCAAAACTTATGTCAAGACAAACAATTTTTCATTTTACATCCCGGTTTAGTGTGCCCTAACATGAAAAAGACTAATTTAAGCAGTATTTATGATGCATTACTTAACAATCAGCATCAAATAAAAATCGAAGCAACAATAGCAGAAAAGGCCATAATTCCATTGCAGAAAATGATGGAATTAGGACAATAA
- a CDS encoding amino acid permease — translation MNNSHGFKEELDRGLEERHIQLIALGGAIGVGLFLGSAGAMQTAGPSLMLTYFFAGIIMFYIMRALGEVAVEHPVSGSFSAHATAFLGPKTGYLTGWTYWFMWVVTCMAEITAVGVYVHYWLPDIPQWIPALLALLCMTLVNLIAVKIYGEFEFWFALIKVVTIVAMIIIGLAMILFGLGNNGIAIGFSNLWQNGGFFPNGISGTVMALVMVMFSYLGIELVGVTAGEAKNPKKTLPSAIDKVFWRILFFYVLAMGVIMSLYPWNQIGTLGSPFVLTFNKLGIATAAGIINFVVLTAACSSCNSGIFSTGRMLYNLSLQGKAPKIFSKLSSRQVPSKGILFSVIFLLIGVALNYLVPAKVFTYVTSVATFGAIWVWAIILLIQLKFRSKLSPAEVKNLAYPMPHYPFSGYISIAFLIFVTIVMYFNEDTRIALYIAPVWFGILYLSYYLAGFNKDNNDDIAVTKIDSSLSEM, via the coding sequence ATGAATAACAGTCATGGTTTTAAAGAAGAACTCGATCGTGGTCTTGAAGAAAGACACATCCAACTCATTGCACTTGGTGGCGCAATCGGGGTTGGACTATTTTTAGGCTCAGCTGGAGCGATGCAAACGGCCGGCCCATCGCTAATGCTGACTTATTTTTTTGCTGGGATTATTATGTTTTATATTATGAGAGCCTTAGGTGAAGTTGCAGTTGAGCATCCTGTTTCTGGTAGCTTTAGTGCCCATGCAACAGCCTTCCTTGGTCCCAAAACTGGCTATCTTACGGGCTGGACTTACTGGTTTATGTGGGTTGTAACCTGCATGGCGGAAATAACTGCCGTTGGGGTTTATGTTCATTATTGGTTACCAGATATCCCACAATGGATACCGGCATTATTAGCGTTATTATGTATGACCTTAGTAAATCTTATTGCAGTAAAAATTTACGGTGAGTTTGAATTTTGGTTTGCCTTAATAAAAGTTGTCACCATAGTCGCGATGATTATAATTGGTTTGGCAATGATTCTGTTTGGTTTAGGTAATAACGGTATCGCCATTGGCTTTTCTAACCTCTGGCAAAATGGCGGATTTTTCCCTAATGGAATTTCCGGAACTGTCATGGCTTTGGTCATGGTTATGTTTTCATATTTAGGGATTGAGTTAGTTGGTGTTACTGCCGGTGAAGCCAAAAATCCGAAAAAAACCTTGCCATCAGCAATCGATAAAGTTTTTTGGCGGATTTTATTCTTCTATGTTTTAGCAATGGGTGTAATCATGTCATTATATCCATGGAATCAAATTGGCACTTTAGGTAGCCCTTTTGTCTTAACTTTCAATAAATTAGGGATTGCAACAGCTGCCGGAATTATTAACTTTGTAGTATTAACAGCAGCTTGCTCTTCTTGTAATAGCGGTATTTTTAGTACCGGTAGAATGTTATACAATTTATCATTGCAAGGCAAAGCGCCTAAGATCTTTAGTAAATTAAGTTCACGCCAAGTACCGTCAAAAGGAATCTTATTTTCTGTAATATTCTTATTAATTGGTGTTGCTCTAAACTATCTAGTACCAGCAAAAGTTTTCACTTATGTTACTAGTGTAGCGACTTTTGGCGCCATTTGGGTTTGGGCGATAATTTTATTGATTCAATTAAAATTCCGCAGTAAATTATCACCAGCTGAAGTTAAAAACTTAGCGTATCCAATGCCTCATTATCCATTTTCCGGCTATATCAGCATTGCCTTCTTAATATTTGTTACAATAGTAATGTATTTTAATGAAGATACCAGAATTGCACTATATATTGCACCGGTTTGGTTTGGAATTCTATATTTATCATATTATCTTGCCGGCTTTAATAAAGATAATAACGATGATATTGCCGTTACAAAAATTGATTCTTCACTTAGTGAAATGTAA